A genomic region of Trichothermofontia sichuanensis B231 contains the following coding sequences:
- a CDS encoding serine/threonine-protein kinase gives MAGNLYARSIRISNYRLLGLVGQGQFGRVFCAIHRKSGQMVALKELKHERFPTHKFLRELRFLLSLQHPNIVTCQALEHTANGRYLVMDYCESGTLRNLILEEARLHPAHSLKLVMDILLGLEHAHSRGIVHCDIKPENILLQIQPTGWLGRISDFGIAQLSQDLHQDFNTTGSPAYMAPERFYGQYSPASDLYAVGIILFELLVGERPFSGTPADLMSAHLNRPVQIPAFIPEPLQGVIRKALQKLMGRRFHSAAEMLADLRSAAQATGWSLDIGTAASTVPLFCRLPHQPVAAPAAALATASPTDLPSPLHLTFTALRQEPLKAPICDLRVQFLPATPQQGATETLYCLSRQWVYCRTFMPGLLTGQEVQRSVCHLPMPAQSLTIFQGRYLAQPSGDCFAITAQGLYHIPFPAPAGRMPSTSLETILVYPRCVLSQETDSAIAIDPHGYWLAAAPLLPSTPKSPLWLWPWPSLTPQRNLECRASQIAQIIPLDSAHGVAISYRHRAQASRFEVFNRRGRLLGSLNVPVMTGRFFQGIKPYRLMTYESLAVDTCLKMACPLEYGPYPASLLVLDLKPFRVMRLPVAIIPKLVAAAPWGYVLADTAGTLLFLDGSGQEIGQIAGPGQPTAITCFGKHGLLLATWDETTHSGCLYTVDLRQLNLDLLF, from the coding sequence ATGGCAGGTAACCTCTATGCCAGAAGTATCCGTATTTCCAACTATCGGCTCTTAGGGTTAGTTGGGCAGGGGCAGTTTGGTCGCGTTTTTTGTGCCATTCATCGCAAGTCGGGGCAGATGGTCGCCCTCAAGGAACTGAAGCACGAGCGCTTTCCCACGCACAAATTCCTGCGGGAGTTGCGATTTCTCCTGAGTCTTCAGCATCCGAATATCGTGACCTGTCAGGCGCTGGAACATACGGCTAATGGGCGCTACCTGGTCATGGACTACTGTGAAAGTGGCACCCTGCGCAATCTGATCCTGGAGGAGGCTCGCCTGCACCCAGCCCATAGTCTCAAGCTGGTGATGGATATTTTGTTGGGGTTGGAACATGCCCACAGTCGGGGGATTGTCCACTGTGACATTAAACCGGAAAATATCCTCCTCCAGATCCAACCGACGGGGTGGTTGGGACGGATTTCGGACTTTGGCATTGCCCAACTGAGTCAGGATTTACATCAGGATTTTAATACGACCGGGTCGCCGGCCTATATGGCGCCGGAGCGCTTCTATGGTCAGTATTCGCCGGCGTCGGATCTCTATGCTGTTGGCATTATTTTGTTTGAGCTATTGGTGGGCGAACGCCCCTTCTCCGGAACACCGGCGGATTTAATGTCAGCTCATTTGAATCGACCGGTCCAAATTCCTGCCTTTATCCCGGAACCGCTCCAGGGCGTGATTCGTAAGGCGTTACAAAAGCTGATGGGACGCCGCTTCCACTCGGCGGCGGAAATGCTGGCGGATTTGCGATCGGCAGCCCAGGCTACCGGTTGGTCCCTGGACATAGGCACGGCGGCCTCGACGGTTCCCCTCTTTTGCCGGCTTCCCCACCAGCCGGTTGCTGCCCCAGCGGCGGCCCTGGCAACCGCATCCCCCACAGACCTCCCTTCACCCCTGCACTTGACCTTTACCGCCCTGCGCCAGGAACCCCTGAAGGCACCAATTTGTGACCTACGTGTCCAGTTCCTGCCCGCGACACCCCAGCAGGGGGCTACGGAAACCCTTTACTGCCTGTCGCGCCAGTGGGTCTACTGCCGCACATTTATGCCGGGTTTGCTGACGGGCCAAGAGGTGCAGCGATCGGTTTGTCACTTACCAATGCCAGCCCAATCCTTGACGATTTTCCAGGGTAGATATCTCGCCCAGCCGTCCGGAGACTGTTTTGCAATCACGGCCCAAGGGCTTTACCACATTCCTTTTCCCGCCCCTGCTGGCCGGATGCCCTCAACTAGCTTGGAAACCATCCTAGTTTACCCCCGGTGTGTGCTGTCGCAGGAAACGGATTCGGCGATCGCCATTGATCCCCACGGCTACTGGCTGGCGGCGGCTCCCCTACTACCGAGTACGCCCAAAAGTCCTTTATGGCTGTGGCCTTGGCCAAGCTTAACCCCGCAGCGTAATCTAGAATGTCGGGCGTCCCAGATTGCCCAGATTATTCCGCTAGACTCAGCTCACGGGGTAGCCATTTCGTACCGCCATCGCGCCCAGGCATCCCGGTTTGAAGTCTTTAATCGCCGCGGGCGTTTGTTGGGCAGTCTGAATGTGCCCGTGATGACCGGGAGATTCTTCCAGGGAATCAAGCCCTACCGGTTGATGACCTACGAATCGTTAGCCGTCGACACTTGTCTCAAGATGGCGTGTCCACTAGAGTATGGTCCATATCCAGCATCACTTTTGGTCTTAGACCTTAAGCCCTTCCGCGTGATGCGGTTGCCGGTGGCGATCATCCCCAAGCTGGTAGCGGCGGCCCCTTGGGGGTATGTCCTGGCGGATACAGCGGGGACCTTATTGTTTCTAGATGGATCAGGACAGGAAATAGGACAGATAGCAGGACCAGGCCAACCAACTGCAATCACCTGCTTTGGTAAGCATGGCTTGCTCCTGGCAACTTGGGACGAGACGACCCATAGTGGGTGTCTCTATACCGTGGACCTCCGCCAGTTGAATCTCGATCTCTTGTTCTGA
- a CDS encoding histidine phosphatase family protein, with product MKLLFIRHAQSIGNQEKRMQGQADFALSAEGHTQAERLAQRLLAESWIPTYVYSSPLKRAAQTAAILINHFQTAPLPAAVSDLIDSADAPPLESGTKPSVCPPIPLEYADELMEFQNGIFAGLTWAEAQQQYPDLCQQLSASLDWIQIPGAEALTTARGRARQFIQRLLSRHTDSDRLWIVSHSWIMQHLIAELMNCERSWRLHAKNTALFEFWLDRNRWYATDENQRFNTELWQIHRFNDCRHLG from the coding sequence ATGAAACTACTCTTTATTCGCCACGCCCAGTCGATCGGGAATCAGGAAAAACGGATGCAAGGCCAAGCAGATTTTGCCCTCTCGGCTGAGGGGCATACTCAGGCGGAACGGTTGGCCCAGCGCCTGCTGGCCGAATCCTGGATTCCCACCTATGTCTATAGCAGTCCCCTCAAACGGGCGGCACAAACGGCGGCCATTTTGATCAATCATTTCCAAACGGCTCCCTTGCCCGCAGCGGTAAGCGATCTGATCGATAGTGCTGATGCCCCACCCTTAGAAAGTGGTACCAAGCCCAGTGTTTGCCCCCCCATCCCCCTGGAGTATGCGGATGAATTGATGGAGTTCCAGAATGGGATTTTTGCTGGGCTAACTTGGGCTGAGGCCCAACAACAGTATCCCGACTTGTGCCAGCAGTTGAGCGCTTCCCTGGACTGGATTCAAATCCCAGGGGCCGAAGCCTTAACCACTGCCCGGGGCCGTGCCCGCCAATTTATCCAACGCTTACTCAGTCGGCATACTGATAGCGATCGCCTTTGGATTGTGTCCCACAGTTGGATTATGCAGCACTTGATTGCCGAACTGATGAACTGCGAGCGCTCCTGGCGACTCCATGCCAAAAATACGGCTTTGTTTGAATTTTGGCTTGATCGCAATCGCTGGTACGCTACGGACGAGAATCAGCGGTTTAATACCGAACTCTGGCAAATCCATCGTTTTAATGACTGCCGCCACCTGGGTTAA
- a CDS encoding single-stranded-DNA-specific exonuclease RecJ: MSTLPPHWQLVPRVSPPDGFVKAVQTYVKEAAGLRYPAGYFVAQLLWQRGIQTETALAQFVDVNSYPVTDPRAFGVEMEWAIARLQQAITRQETVAIWGDFDADGVTATAVLWEGLRPFFPEPGQLHYFIPNRLRESHGLSRSGLRDLANRGCRLIITCDTGSTNQEEIAYAQTLGLEVIVTDHHTLPAQRPPVVAIVNPRSLPPEHPLAHLSGVAVAYKLLEALYQAMPDRNTQPLADLLDLVAIGLIADLVALKGDCRYLAQRGIACLQTLQQHPDRRPGVHRLLALCRRTGDRPMDIAFGLGPRINAVSRIQGDAHACVELLTSRDRDRAHHLAEQAELLNTRRKALQRDILNQAIAQLAALDLSTTHVIVLAEVGWPVGILGLVAGQLAQQTGRPTILLSLDPPVLGAAEPSAHNRDGRADPADQLPNRPWAQPAPTPCNGRLARGSARSVNHIDLYQLVKGQEHLLTSFGGHPFAAGLSLPVENLPLFTEAINQQLRQQTLAPLGPIITVDLTVTVADLGKALFKELKLLEPCGMGNPVPQLLLQNVWFEQVRKVYITDATGQKLPYLKTEFLVRDASTAEGFPGIWWGHAAEELPTGRCDVIVELDFNAAQKVYHVRLIDVRASSVVDTPAAIGASSALAQELDWLLDWRDGIPDRPSEMTNPLIVRTYPTYWHDLVPWLEQALVTQRPLAIAFPPPVEVDPIALWQQLLGMAKYLSRTHQPIVRADWAKALGIQPVVLDAGVAALATLGFQLEAQPPRAFVLRCSTSDRQPEPVIRSAIDRFLTIFQENQFRQRYFYEAPWPTIQAMVIQMLHSRRDPALSPPG; the protein is encoded by the coding sequence ATGTCCACTCTCCCGCCCCACTGGCAACTTGTACCCAGGGTTTCTCCTCCAGATGGGTTTGTAAAGGCCGTGCAAACCTATGTTAAAGAGGCTGCCGGTCTACGGTATCCGGCTGGCTACTTTGTTGCCCAGCTCCTGTGGCAACGGGGCATCCAGACTGAAACAGCGCTGGCCCAATTTGTGGATGTCAATTCCTACCCAGTGACTGACCCGCGGGCGTTTGGGGTTGAAATGGAGTGGGCGATCGCCCGTCTGCAGCAGGCCATCACCCGGCAGGAAACCGTCGCGATCTGGGGGGATTTTGATGCTGATGGGGTGACGGCGACGGCTGTCTTGTGGGAAGGGTTGCGTCCCTTTTTCCCTGAACCTGGGCAGTTGCATTACTTTATCCCGAATCGCCTGCGGGAATCCCATGGGTTGTCGCGATCGGGGCTGCGGGATCTAGCCAACCGCGGGTGTCGCCTGATCATTACCTGTGATACGGGTAGTACCAACCAGGAGGAGATTGCCTATGCCCAGACCCTAGGTCTTGAGGTCATTGTGACCGATCACCACACCCTCCCCGCTCAACGCCCGCCGGTGGTGGCAATCGTCAATCCCCGCAGCCTCCCCCCGGAGCATCCCTTGGCCCACCTCTCCGGGGTGGCGGTGGCCTATAAGCTCCTGGAGGCCCTCTATCAGGCCATGCCAGATCGGAATACGCAACCGTTAGCGGATTTACTTGATCTGGTGGCGATCGGCCTGATTGCGGATCTAGTCGCCCTTAAGGGGGATTGCCGCTACTTGGCCCAGCGGGGAATTGCCTGTCTGCAAACCCTCCAGCAGCATCCCGATCGGCGACCAGGGGTGCACCGGTTGTTGGCACTCTGCCGCCGTACGGGCGATCGGCCTATGGACATTGCCTTTGGTCTGGGGCCTCGCATTAACGCCGTTAGCCGGATTCAGGGGGATGCCCATGCTTGTGTGGAATTGCTCACCAGCCGCGATCGCGATCGCGCTCACCACCTGGCTGAACAGGCGGAACTCCTCAACACCCGCCGCAAAGCCCTGCAAAGGGATATCTTGAACCAGGCGATCGCCCAACTTGCGGCGCTGGATCTTTCAACCACCCATGTGATTGTCCTGGCTGAAGTGGGCTGGCCCGTAGGGATCCTGGGTCTAGTCGCCGGTCAACTAGCTCAACAAACGGGACGCCCCACAATTCTCCTCAGCCTTGATCCACCGGTCTTGGGTGCGGCAGAACCAAGTGCCCACAATCGGGATGGGCGGGCTGATCCAGCGGATCAATTACCTAATCGCCCCTGGGCGCAACCCGCCCCTACCCCATGCAATGGTCGTCTGGCGCGTGGGTCTGCCCGCTCTGTTAATCACATCGATCTCTATCAATTGGTTAAAGGCCAAGAACATTTGTTGACCAGTTTTGGTGGGCATCCCTTTGCGGCGGGGCTTTCCTTACCGGTTGAGAATTTACCGCTCTTTACGGAAGCGATTAACCAACAACTGCGCCAGCAGACCCTTGCCCCGCTGGGTCCAATCATTACGGTGGATTTAACTGTGACTGTGGCTGATTTAGGGAAAGCCCTGTTTAAGGAGCTGAAATTATTGGAACCCTGCGGGATGGGCAATCCGGTTCCCCAGCTCTTGCTCCAAAATGTGTGGTTTGAGCAGGTGAGAAAGGTTTATATCACAGATGCCACGGGTCAAAAGCTGCCCTACCTCAAAACCGAATTTTTAGTCCGGGATGCGTCTACCGCCGAGGGATTTCCAGGCATCTGGTGGGGACATGCTGCCGAGGAACTGCCCACTGGTCGCTGTGATGTGATCGTGGAACTGGACTTTAACGCGGCTCAGAAGGTCTACCACGTGCGGTTAATTGATGTCCGGGCTAGCTCTGTAGTCGATACCCCAGCCGCGATCGGGGCAAGTTCAGCGTTGGCTCAGGAGTTGGATTGGCTGCTAGACTGGCGGGACGGGATCCCTGATCGCCCAAGTGAGATGACCAACCCTCTGATCGTCAGAACCTACCCTACCTACTGGCATGATTTAGTACCCTGGTTGGAGCAAGCCCTGGTTACTCAACGACCCCTAGCGATCGCCTTCCCGCCACCGGTTGAAGTTGACCCGATCGCCCTGTGGCAACAGTTGCTTGGTATGGCTAAATACCTGAGTCGTACCCACCAGCCGATCGTCCGCGCGGATTGGGCTAAAGCCTTGGGGATCCAGCCGGTTGTTTTAGACGCTGGGGTAGCCGCCCTGGCAACCCTAGGCTTCCAGTTAGAGGCCCAGCCGCCGCGAGCGTTCGTGCTGCGGTGTTCGACATCGGATCGTCAGCCAGAACCGGTGATTCGCTCAGCGATCGATCGTTTTTTGACCATTTTTCAGGAAAACCAGTTTCGCCAGCGGTATTTCTACGAAGCCCCCTGGCCAACCATTCAAGCAATGGTGATCCAAATGCTGCATAGCCGTCGGGACCCAGCGCTGTCACCACCGGGTTAA
- a CDS encoding V4R domain-containing protein, which produces MVNATAQTATPQRKNPKKHNHYGFRDFFKFDTEKGTIVDWNGAQNILATEDFIIGLVEGLEEEVGDASAAIMYTIGCEWGQRDAFFFEKWFEREFERNIRQTNLLFLLETWWWPFTSQGWGRWEVDMGDRKQGFLFINLFDSAVARTLGDVGKPVCHIYAGLFAGFFTELVKKQLSCIEIQCYSMGETYCKFLIGGQDRIDAAAFWLNEGATARDIEKRLRSGERLG; this is translated from the coding sequence ATGGTCAACGCAACTGCACAAACAGCCACACCGCAACGGAAGAATCCGAAAAAGCATAACCATTACGGATTCCGTGACTTCTTTAAGTTTGACACTGAGAAAGGCACAATTGTTGATTGGAATGGTGCCCAAAATATTTTAGCCACAGAGGATTTTATTATTGGCCTGGTGGAAGGGTTGGAAGAAGAAGTTGGCGATGCGTCTGCTGCCATTATGTATACCATTGGTTGCGAGTGGGGCCAGCGGGATGCCTTCTTTTTCGAGAAATGGTTCGAGCGGGAATTCGAGCGCAATATCCGCCAAACCAATCTTCTCTTTCTGCTAGAAACTTGGTGGTGGCCCTTCACCTCCCAAGGCTGGGGACGTTGGGAAGTCGATATGGGCGATCGTAAACAAGGTTTTCTTTTCATTAACCTGTTCGACTCCGCTGTTGCCCGTACCTTAGGTGATGTCGGCAAACCAGTTTGCCACATCTATGCGGGTTTATTTGCCGGTTTTTTTACTGAACTGGTCAAAAAACAACTGAGTTGCATTGAAATTCAGTGCTATTCAATGGGGGAAACCTACTGCAAGTTTCTGATTGGGGGACAGGATCGGATTGATGCTGCTGCCTTCTGGTTGAATGAAGGCGCAACGGCAAGGGATATTGAAAAACGGCTACGGTCTGGGGAGCGCTTGGGATGA
- a CDS encoding V4R domain-containing protein, whose protein sequence is MVSVADLLVDNRIPSNFFVADAYVHSDLELGLLENRRGARLLAMPEPLLQAIYAGLYKETGQATRLVLFNCGRWWGKNFYARFCEDLSDYYHQPLADLPMIEFLQSLQQCWQTHGWGRIDLDQTYQQRGFLLVKIWDSPFAKHAMAVSSVDPSAATKRPVCFLEAGVLSAFFSQLTGRDLHCVQTACESLGAECNIFVLGLRDRLLAAEEMVNQNMDHAAIMKSLCGES, encoded by the coding sequence ATGGTTTCCGTTGCTGATTTGTTGGTTGATAACCGCATCCCCAGTAATTTTTTCGTGGCCGATGCCTACGTTCACAGTGATTTAGAACTTGGTCTGCTGGAAAATCGACGTGGGGCAAGACTTTTGGCGATGCCCGAACCCCTCCTGCAGGCGATTTATGCCGGCTTGTATAAGGAAACGGGACAGGCAACCCGCCTTGTCCTCTTCAACTGTGGTCGTTGGTGGGGCAAAAACTTCTATGCCCGGTTCTGTGAAGATCTCTCCGACTACTACCATCAGCCCCTAGCGGACTTGCCGATGATTGAATTTTTGCAATCGTTGCAGCAGTGTTGGCAGACCCACGGCTGGGGTCGCATCGATCTGGATCAAACCTATCAGCAGCGCGGTTTCCTACTGGTGAAAATCTGGGACTCCCCCTTTGCTAAACATGCAATGGCTGTCAGCAGCGTTGATCCCAGTGCGGCGACGAAACGTCCAGTGTGTTTTCTGGAGGCGGGGGTACTGAGTGCCTTCTTTAGCCAACTGACGGGCCGGGACCTCCACTGCGTCCAAACCGCCTGCGAGTCCCTGGGGGCAGAGTGTAATATCTTTGTGCTGGGGTTACGCGATCGCCTACTGGCAGCTGAGGAGATGGTCAATCAGAACATGGATCACGCTGCCATTATGAAGTCCCTATGTGGTGAAAGCTAG
- a CDS encoding YbhB/YbcL family Raf kinase inhibitor-like protein has protein sequence MQLISPVFHSQGSIPPQYTCDGQDLSPPLRWDDVPTATQSLALICDDPDAPGRTFVHWVVFNLPADCRSLPEGVPNTPTLSEGGSQGINDFGKLGYGGPCPPRGSHRYFFKLYALDRVLDLQPGATKSQVSAAMQDHILAEAQLMGYYERSR, from the coding sequence ATGCAACTCATCAGCCCCGTTTTTCACAGCCAAGGCTCTATTCCCCCCCAATACACCTGCGATGGTCAAGACCTCTCCCCGCCCCTGCGCTGGGATGACGTGCCCACCGCCACCCAAAGCCTTGCCTTGATTTGTGATGATCCCGATGCCCCTGGCAGGACTTTCGTCCATTGGGTCGTTTTTAACTTGCCTGCCGATTGCCGGAGCCTGCCGGAAGGCGTCCCCAACACGCCCACCCTGAGTGAAGGGGGTAGCCAGGGTATCAACGATTTTGGCAAACTGGGCTACGGCGGGCCGTGTCCACCCAGGGGGAGCCATCGCTATTTCTTCAAACTCTACGCCCTCGATCGCGTCCTCGATCTGCAACCGGGTGCCACCAAAAGCCAGGTGAGCGCTGCCATGCAGGATCATATTTTGGCGGAGGCCCAACTCATGGGCTACTACGAGCGATCGCGCTAA
- a CDS encoding globin family protein — MHPQIEALLDQAENRYLKPEELVLLDKYVNSLPDRLETYRRLRDQEVTIMQQAVDQVQIEMPQVSTVDLERSIKNTLLVVRYCAMSMLLDDVTFIQERLLGWLSRNVQVYNTQAIDRALYRHLEKALTQALGPKSMSFLQPFLVTARDAVLNPGSSVTA, encoded by the coding sequence ATGCACCCACAAATTGAAGCCCTATTAGATCAGGCAGAAAACCGATATCTCAAACCTGAGGAATTGGTCCTCTTGGATAAATATGTCAATTCCCTACCCGATCGACTCGAAACCTACCGCCGTCTGCGCGATCAAGAAGTTACGATTATGCAACAAGCCGTCGATCAGGTTCAGATCGAAATGCCCCAAGTCTCAACCGTAGACCTGGAACGCAGCATCAAGAATACGCTCCTCGTTGTTCGCTACTGTGCCATGTCCATGTTGCTGGATGATGTCACCTTCATCCAGGAGCGTCTGCTGGGTTGGCTGAGTCGTAACGTGCAGGTCTATAACACCCAGGCGATCGATCGTGCCCTCTATCGCCATTTGGAAAAGGCCCTGACCCAAGCCCTGGGTCCCAAATCCATGAGTTTTTTGCAACCGTTCCTGGTGACGGCGCGGGATGCTGTTTTAAATCCTGGTTCCTCCGTCACTGCCTAG